The following DNA comes from Dehalococcoidales bacterium.
AGCCGGTAGGGGCGACACTGCTGGGGAGCCTGATACTGGCGGAGACGCCCACGGTTAATGAGCTAACCGGCGGCTTGCTGATTCTGAGCGGTATCTTTATTGTGCTCAGGCGCCGGCCGGTGATTACCATCGAGTAGGAATGCCAGCGATTCTACCAATTACCCGGTTATCCTTCGGTTCTCATTGATGCTGTCATTGCTACGAAAACGCGTGTTTTGCCATTCCGGCAAAGCAATCTGGGTGTGGGGAGGTGCTTCATTCATACCCCGTACTGTGATAAAATAGCTATAGTACTCCTGTAGAGGCGCTAGCAGGGCAAATTTATGCAGATGACTTTGCCATCTACTACTTCGAAGATAACATTGGCCAATCGCTGGGACCATTTCCTGGCGCGCTTTCGTATTAACCGCTCTGGTCACCGCGTCGAGCCCGGACTCTACGCGCTGGGAAATCCCGCCGCCGATTCGCCTGTTTTCGTCACGGCTAACTATACCCTGAGCTTTGACGCCTTGAGGTCGGCGCTGAGCGGGACTGACGGCTATATACTAGTGCTCGATACCGGCGGTATCAATGTCTGGTGCGCTGCCGGTAAAGGTACCTTCGGTACCGGTGAACTGGTAAAGCGCATCGCCGCTTCCAGCCTTGGTGAGGTGGTGCATCACCGCCGCTTGATATTACCGCAGCTGGGCGCTGCCGGAGTGGCTGCGCATGAAGTAAGAAAGCGCTCGGGTTTCAAAGCGGAATACGGCCCGGTGCGGGCGGCTGACCTGAAGAAATTTTTGGAGACGGGCAAGGTTACGCCTGAGATGCGCCGGGTGACTTTTACTCTGTCTGACCGCGTTGTCCTGATTCCGGTAGAGCTGGTCGGTGTCATGCTGCCGATGCTGGTACTGGCTGTGGCGCTTTACTTTCTGGGTGGACTCTGGACATCCCTGGCGGGAATATCGGCAATCCTGGCCGGGGTTGTTCTGTTCCCGGTTTTCCTGCCCTGGCTGCCCACCCGTGATTTCAGCACCAAGGGATTTGTCCTGGGTGCTCTGGTGATGGCTGTACTTTTCCTGGCGCAAGTATCCCGGGGAGAGGCCAACGCCGTATTGTGGCAGCAGATTGGACGCGGGCTGAGCTATGTGTTAATCTGGTCACCGGTGACCGCTTTTGTGGCGCTGAACTTTACCGGCTCGACGACTTTCACTTCCAAGACCGGCGTCCGGCGGGAGATGTATCGCTATCTGCGCCTGATGGCCGGGATACTGATTGCCGGAGTTATCCTGAGCATAGCACTGAACTTACTTTGAAGTAGAGGAGGTCAAAATGATAAGCTCGTATGCGACAAATACCCTTCGTTACAATGCCGACCTATGCACCGGTTGCGCGATGTGCTGGACCGTGTGCCCCCAGCAGGTTTTTGAGCCGGAAAACGGCAAAGCCCGTATTGTTAACTATGAGGCCTGTATGGAGTGTGGCGCCTGTCAGCTTAATTGTCCAACCAACGCCATCACCGTGGATAGCGGAGTGGGCTGTGCCGCCGCCATGATCCGGGCGGCGTTGACCGGTAAGAAAGAAGTCTCCTGCGGTCCGTCTTCCGGTTCGTGCAAAGATAATCTTTGCTGTTAGAAAGAAAGGAGAATGCGAATGCAGGTACCTGGTGATAGACCGTGGTTCAAGTTCTGGCCGGAGGGAGTGCCTCGCCATATCGATTACCCTGAAATACCCCTTTTTGAGTTACTCACCGGCAGCGCCCGGAAGTACCCTGACCGGGTCGCCTACACTTGTCAGGGGAGCAGCCTGACCTATCACGAGCTGGATATTGCCACCGGCAAGCTGGCGGCGGGACTTAACGACTACGGAGTTAAGAAGGGAGACCGGGTACTTTTGCTGCTGGGCAACAGCCTGGAGTTCGTCACAGGCTATTATGCGATATTAAAAGCAGGCGCTACCGTTGTTCCCACCAATCCTCTCTATAAAGGAAGGGAGTTAAAGCACCACCTTAACGATTCTGAGGCGGTGGCTGTCATCACCAGCCGGGAGCTTTACCCCACGGTAAAGGAAATCAGGGATGAGACCGGGCTGAAAACAGCGGTTCTGACTGATGCGGAAGGGGTTACCGGGACGGTGGCACTGGCGGAAATACTGACCCACTACTCACCGGATCCGGTTGAGCTTGACATAAACACAAAGGAAGATGTCGCTGCTATTGAGTATACGGGCGGGACTACCGGCCTGCCTAAAGGTGTGATGCTGACCCATTACAACCTGGTGGCTAATGCCCTGCAGAACGCCGCCTGGTTCGGCTGGAATGATAAAGACGTTGTCATCGGCGTGCTTCCCTTCTACCATAGCTGGGGGGCATCCACCTGCGTTATCTCGGCGGTGTACGCCGGTGCCAGGGTGGTGATATTCCCCCGCTTCAGTGCGCAGGAGTTGCTAGAGACAATCGAGCGGGAAAAGGCGACCGTCATCTACGGCGCGGCATCCCTGTTCACCATGCTGACCACCAGCCCGCTGATAACGGAATATGACCTCTCCAGCCTGCGCTACATCAAAGCGGGGGCAATGCCGATTCCGCCGGAAATCAAGACGCGGTGGGAGCAGATCACCGGCGTTACCATGGTTCTGGGCTACGGCCTGAGTGAAGCGTCCCCCGAGACTCATAACAGCCCGCCGCAACGGGTCAAGCCGGGGACGGTGGGGATACCGGTAATTGATACCGATGCCCGCATTGTCGATAAAGAGACAGGGGAGTTCGAGTTGCCGCCGGGTGAAGTGGGAGAGCTGGTCATCCGGGGCCCCCAGGTGATGAAAGGTTACTTGAACAGACCTGAGGATACCAGGGAAGCATTCGAGGGAGGGTGGCTGCATACCGGGGACCTGGCCACGATGGATGGGGAAGGGTACTTCTCTATCGTCGACCGTAAGAAAGAGATAATCAAGTACAAGGGCTATACCATTGCCCCCGCCGAGATTGAGGCGGTGCTTTACGAGCACCCGGCGGTGAAAGAGTGCGCCGTGGTCGGCCGACCGGATGCCTCGGTGGGGGAGATACCACGGGCTTACGTGGTGCTGAAGGACGGCTGCGAGCCATGCGCTGAGGAGCTGATCAGCTTCTGCGAACAGAGAGTCTCCCCTTATAAAAAAATCCGGGAAGTGGAGTTCATCGCCGAAATCCCCAAGACACAGGTGGGCAAGGTGCTGAGGAGGGTGCTTCGGGACGGGATTTGAGGGGTTTTCGGGTAAAACACGAACTTGAAAATATAGAGCCTGTACCTTTCCAAGTACAGGCTCTGTTCTTTAAATTATCGCTTAATCAGGCGGGTTCCAGTCTCTTCAACGTCCGCGGCGGCTGGGTCCGCCCACACTGGCGCAGTGCACATCGATGCAGGCGGGTAAGCCGGAAGCAAAAGCCCGCTCCAGGGCAGGGCGGATATCCTCCGGTTTCTCCACCGTCTCTCCGTAACCGCCGAGGCCCTCCACCATCTTTGCGTAGGGGACGAAGCCAAGCTGGGTGGCGATGAGACGGTCAGGCCCCTTGGCCAGTTGTCCCTGAACAATCTGCCCCCAGGCGCCGTCATTGCCGACGACGCAGACCACCGGAATCTTGTGCCGTACCATGGTATCGAACTCCATGGCGTTCAGCCCGAAAGCGCCGTCACCACTGAGCAGGAACACCTGCTTATCAGGGTGGGCCAGTTTGGCGGCGATGGCAAAGGACTGGCCCAGTCCCAGGCATCCTGTGGGGGAATTATCAAGCCAGTGTGACGGCTCATAAGACTTGAGTATGGTGGCGCCCCAGAGAGTAACATCAGCGCCGTCGGTGATGATATAGGCGTCCCTGTCCAGGAAGTCGCGGATCTCCTTGCACATCCGGGCCGGGTGAATGGGCAAGCTGTCCGAGTTCATGTTGATTTCCGCCTGCTCCCGGCGTTCCTTGATGTAATCCCGGCATTCTGCTATCCAGGGTATTTCCTGCCGTCCCTTACATCTATCACGGGCTTCATCAATCAGTTGCCGGAGTACTGCCTTAGCGTCTCCGATGATGCCGACTTCGATGGGGCGGTTATGTCCGACCTCGGTAGGTTCGATGTCAATCTGAATCCACCTGGCATCGCTGCCGAAGAGCGGCGGACGGCCGAAGCCGAGCTGGAAGTTGAGACGGGTTCCGATGATGAGGACGACATCGGCCTGACGGGTACCGACACGGGTCGGCCCGAAGCACAGGGGATGGTCCTCGGGGACGGCTCCCCGCGCCATCTGCCCCAGGGTCAGCGGCAGCTTGACCATTTCAATAAATTCCTTGAGTTCTTTCTCAGCCCCCGACCATTTAACTCCGCTGCCGGCGATTACAATCGGCCTCTCGGCTTTGAGCAGCAGGTCAACGGCTTTCTTTATCTGGGCAGGATCTCCCTGCTGCCGGGCGGTAGTCCGGTAGTTCTGCGATAGTGGCGCTTCTTCCTCATCCACTTCAGCTCTGAGGATGTCCCAGGGTACTTCGAGATAGACCGGACCCTTTCTACCGCTCAATGCCTGGCGTAAAGCCATGCTGACATATTCCGGGACTCTCCTGGTCTCGTAGACACCCCGCCGCCATTTGGTAACCGAGTCCACCAGGGTCAGTGTGTCCATGTCCTGGAGGGAACCCATTTCGAACTGGCTGAGAACGCTTCTGCCCCCGAAAACAATTACGGGGCTGAAGCATTCGGAAGCGCTCCAGAGGCTGGTGATGGTGTTGGTAACGCCGGGTCCGGCAGTAACCAGGGCTACCCCGGGCTGGCCGGTGATTCTGGCCCAACCGTCAGCCATGAAGACCGCCGCTTGCTCATGCCGGGCATCGATGACACGTATCTTTTCATCGATGCAGCCTTGCAGAATCGGGTCGATGTGACCGCCGCACAATGTAAAAATAGTATCGACTCCCTCCTGTTTGAGAGCCTTGACCACCAATTGTCCGCCGGTAACCTTGCTCATCAGTCGTGCCTCCAAAATATTTATTCGTTCCCACCAGGGGATACCCGGTACTGAATTTTAAGGAGCTTACTAACAATGCCACGATTCCCCCTTTTTTGTCAAGAATCCAGCCTCGATTCAGTAGTATGATATAATAAAAGTCAGAGATACGAGCGGATTTAATCCGGGAATAAATGCGTCAATATTCATATGAAGCAGTGCAACAACTTACCGTAAAGTGGGTATAATAGTTGTGGCGGTGAAGCACGATGAAACGATACGAACACACACAAGTCGGTTATCTGGTCATCATAGCGATGGTAGCGGCAATTGTCTTAGTTGGGACTATCCTCGCTAATACCGGTACCAACTGGATCGCTGTCGCTGTGTTGATTATCGTTGCGGTATTTTTACTATTATTCTCCACGCTCACTGTAGTCATCCGGGAGGACGACCTGAAAGTGAGATTCGGTCCCGGTCTGGTCCGCAAAAGATTTAATTTGCATGACATAGAATCGTGCCGTGTCGTTAAGAACCCGTTTTACTATGGCTGGGGTATCCGTTTAACGCCTCACGGCTGGCTCTATAATGTGTCCGGCTTCTCTGCTGTGGAAATCAAGCTTAGAACAGGCAAGAAGTTTAGAATTGGTACGGATGTTCCGATGGAGCTTGAGAGAGCCATTCAGCAAGCTACGGGGTCGCAATAAATTACTCACTGCCAAGCGGCATTGCTTACTCCGGACTATCATCCATGATATGTGCCATGGTTACTCTCCTCCAGTGAACTGGATTGCCTTATTAGTGACACCTATGGCATTATTCGGGGATTGGTTGGCGGTGTCATTGCGAGACCATTCCGCTATAGGCGGAAGGCGAAGCAATCTGTGTGTGGGGAAGGGTATACCTCACCTCTCAGATTGCCACGTCGGCTACGCCTCCTCGCAATGACAAATAAAACCAACCAAATGCAAACAGAACCACACCTATGGCTCCTTGACAGGATTGGCTTCAGATTGTTAAACTGTTCATATCGTAAGCGGCATCCTGGATTAATTTCCAAAGGTCTTTCATCTTTTTAGGAGCAGTTTGGCAGAAAGAGCGTCATCAAATAGCTTTTCACCAGCCGAATTTTCGAAAGGCGGTCTTGTCCAGATTTTCACCGGTGAAGGTAAAGGCAAGACTTCTGCTGCCCTGGGAACAGTGCTCCGGGCTTCAGGCTATGGCTTGAGAGTATGCGTGGTTGCTTTTATGAAAGGGGAATATTCACAAGGTGAATGGGAAGCCCTCTCTAAATTACCCAATGTCAAAGTAGCCAAGTTTGGTTTCAGGACTTTTACCAATCCAGCCCGGGTGAAGCCCGAGGAGATAGAACAGGCGCACCAGGCTCTGGCAGTAGCCCGTGAGGCGGCTTTGAGCGGTGATTATGAACTGGTGGTGCTTGATGAGGTGAATGTAGCCATTGCCTGGAAGCTGGTGGAGCTGGATGAGGTGGTCAGACTGATTGAGGACAGGCCAGCTAATGTGGAACTTATCCTTACCGGGAGAATGGCTGACCCCAGGCTGGTTGAGATTGCTGACCTGGTCACCGAATGTTTGAATGTTAAGCACCCTTACGATAAGGGTGTAAAAGCACGAGCGGGGTTTGATTACTAGCTAACAATTCAATAATTAAGGAGGAAACCATGAAAGTAACGCTGAGTGTGATTAAGGCTGATATCGGAGGCTATGTCGGCCATTCTGAGACTCACCCCGACCTTATCGCTAAGGCTGATGAATGCCTGGCCGAAGCTAAGAAAGGCGGGTTGCTGATTGATTATCACGTCACAAAATGCGGGGATGACCTGCAGTTGATTATGACCCACCAGCATGGTGAAGCGAGTGAGAAAATTCATAAACTGGCTTGGGATACTTTCGTTACCTGTACGGACCTGGCTAAACAGTTAAAGCTTTACGGTGCCGGGCAGGACTTACTGGCGGACGCATTCTCGGGTAATGTTAAGGGAATGGGGCCGGGGCTGGCGGAGATGGAGTTTGAGGAGAGGGTGTCTGAGCCAGTAATTATTTTTATGGCGGACAAGACATCATCCGGGGCCTGGAATATACCCCTGTATAAGATGTTTGCTGACCCGTTCAACACTATCGGTCTGGTTAT
Coding sequences within:
- the hgcA gene encoding mercury methylation corrinoid protein HgcA; this translates as MQMTLPSTTSKITLANRWDHFLARFRINRSGHRVEPGLYALGNPAADSPVFVTANYTLSFDALRSALSGTDGYILVLDTGGINVWCAAGKGTFGTGELVKRIAASSLGEVVHHRRLILPQLGAAGVAAHEVRKRSGFKAEYGPVRAADLKKFLETGKVTPEMRRVTFTLSDRVVLIPVELVGVMLPMLVLAVALYFLGGLWTSLAGISAILAGVVLFPVFLPWLPTRDFSTKGFVLGALVMAVLFLAQVSRGEANAVLWQQIGRGLSYVLIWSPVTAFVALNFTGSTTFTSKTGVRREMYRYLRLMAGILIAGVILSIALNLL
- the cobO gene encoding cob(I)yrinic acid a,c-diamide adenosyltransferase, giving the protein MAERASSNSFSPAEFSKGGLVQIFTGEGKGKTSAALGTVLRASGYGLRVCVVAFMKGEYSQGEWEALSKLPNVKVAKFGFRTFTNPARVKPEEIEQAHQALAVAREAALSGDYELVVLDEVNVAIAWKLVELDEVVRLIEDRPANVELILTGRMADPRLVEIADLVTECLNVKHPYDKGVKARAGFDY
- a CDS encoding thiamine pyrophosphate-binding protein; translation: MSKVTGGQLVVKALKQEGVDTIFTLCGGHIDPILQGCIDEKIRVIDARHEQAAVFMADGWARITGQPGVALVTAGPGVTNTITSLWSASECFSPVIVFGGRSVLSQFEMGSLQDMDTLTLVDSVTKWRRGVYETRRVPEYVSMALRQALSGRKGPVYLEVPWDILRAEVDEEEAPLSQNYRTTARQQGDPAQIKKAVDLLLKAERPIVIAGSGVKWSGAEKELKEFIEMVKLPLTLGQMARGAVPEDHPLCFGPTRVGTRQADVVLIIGTRLNFQLGFGRPPLFGSDARWIQIDIEPTEVGHNRPIEVGIIGDAKAVLRQLIDEARDRCKGRQEIPWIAECRDYIKERREQAEINMNSDSLPIHPARMCKEIRDFLDRDAYIITDGADVTLWGATILKSYEPSHWLDNSPTGCLGLGQSFAIAAKLAHPDKQVFLLSGDGAFGLNAMEFDTMVRHKIPVVCVVGNDGAWGQIVQGQLAKGPDRLIATQLGFVPYAKMVEGLGGYGETVEKPEDIRPALERAFASGLPACIDVHCASVGGPSRRGR
- a CDS encoding long-chain fatty acid--CoA ligase, which gives rise to MQVPGDRPWFKFWPEGVPRHIDYPEIPLFELLTGSARKYPDRVAYTCQGSSLTYHELDIATGKLAAGLNDYGVKKGDRVLLLLGNSLEFVTGYYAILKAGATVVPTNPLYKGRELKHHLNDSEAVAVITSRELYPTVKEIRDETGLKTAVLTDAEGVTGTVALAEILTHYSPDPVELDINTKEDVAAIEYTGGTTGLPKGVMLTHYNLVANALQNAAWFGWNDKDVVIGVLPFYHSWGASTCVISAVYAGARVVIFPRFSAQELLETIEREKATVIYGAASLFTMLTTSPLITEYDLSSLRYIKAGAMPIPPEIKTRWEQITGVTMVLGYGLSEASPETHNSPPQRVKPGTVGIPVIDTDARIVDKETGEFELPPGEVGELVIRGPQVMKGYLNRPEDTREAFEGGWLHTGDLATMDGEGYFSIVDRKKEIIKYKGYTIAPAEIEAVLYEHPAVKECAVVGRPDASVGEIPRAYVVLKDGCEPCAEELISFCEQRVSPYKKIREVEFIAEIPKTQVGKVLRRVLRDGI
- the hgcB gene encoding mercury methylation ferredoxin HgcB, whose translation is MISSYATNTLRYNADLCTGCAMCWTVCPQQVFEPENGKARIVNYEACMECGACQLNCPTNAITVDSGVGCAAAMIRAALTGKKEVSCGPSSGSCKDNLCC